From a region of the Synechococcus sp. RS9916 genome:
- a CDS encoding FUSC family protein translates to MTRPKAPLFMRQDLRLAIVTGLSAGLGLLSPIPYGYYLPLTTAAVLTSSYGSSIRLGGQRLLGSVMGVLVLFLFSKGLTLPLPIAIGLALGFTRLLGGLLGLKVGYKVAGNIIVMGWIVHGDSETSWGTLRLMWTALGIVISLWASRWIWPSPTIANLHQLQAGLLKAIADGLKQEAWMLTAASNDPAHVRTTGNHHRTRLQQLTVIRQKRQEAQMELGLNPERHPLGQLWSQLDWLCSQGVTVSIGLANLPMVKATHEPIKRLYQQQAHVIQSMVELLDKLEQELANLGSGNHHDFRADGLRPAIQNLQREGTRLDPLLTGLSTPSGQDLAPSALRQVILRNALIEQLIVIGDGLATLTSSSPGTERTRGLASRAKSGPR, encoded by the coding sequence ATGACCAGGCCAAAAGCTCCCTTGTTCATGCGTCAGGACCTGCGTCTGGCCATCGTCACAGGTCTTTCTGCCGGACTTGGTCTGCTGAGTCCGATCCCCTACGGCTACTACTTGCCGTTGACGACAGCAGCGGTGTTGACGAGCAGTTACGGCTCGTCAATCCGTCTGGGGGGTCAACGCCTGCTTGGTTCAGTGATGGGCGTGCTGGTGCTGTTCCTGTTTTCCAAGGGCCTGACCTTGCCTCTTCCCATCGCCATCGGTCTTGCACTCGGGTTCACCCGACTGTTGGGCGGACTACTGGGCCTGAAGGTGGGGTACAAGGTGGCAGGCAACATCATCGTGATGGGGTGGATTGTCCACGGCGACAGCGAGACGAGCTGGGGCACCTTGCGGTTGATGTGGACCGCCTTGGGAATCGTGATTTCGCTGTGGGCCAGCCGCTGGATCTGGCCTAGCCCCACCATCGCCAATCTCCATCAACTCCAAGCCGGTCTCCTCAAGGCCATTGCCGACGGTCTGAAGCAAGAGGCTTGGATGCTCACCGCAGCTTCAAACGATCCAGCTCACGTCCGAACAACCGGCAACCACCATCGGACACGGCTCCAGCAGCTGACTGTGATCCGTCAGAAACGCCAAGAAGCTCAGATGGAACTGGGTCTGAATCCTGAACGCCACCCCTTAGGGCAACTCTGGAGTCAGCTGGATTGGTTGTGTTCTCAAGGGGTCACGGTGTCCATTGGCCTGGCCAACCTGCCGATGGTGAAGGCGACCCATGAACCGATCAAGCGGCTGTATCAACAACAAGCCCATGTGATCCAAAGCATGGTGGAGCTTCTGGACAAGCTCGAGCAGGAATTGGCAAACCTTGGCAGCGGAAATCACCACGATTTCCGAGCCGATGGACTTCGTCCCGCGATCCAAAACCTGCAAAGGGAAGGGACGCGGTTGGATCCGTTGTTGACCGGTCTCTCCACACCATCAGGACAGGATCTGGCCCCCAGTGCCTTGCGCCAGGTGATTCTTCGCAATGCCCTGATCGAGCAACTGATCGTCATCGGGGATGGATTGGCCACCCTGACCAGCTCCTCGCCTGGCACAGAACGCACCCGAGGTCTGGCATCACGGGCAAAGTCAGGACCTAGATAA